A section of the Trichomycterus rosablanca isolate fTriRos1 chromosome 6, fTriRos1.hap1, whole genome shotgun sequence genome encodes:
- the tmem198b gene encoding transmembrane protein 198-B: MTSTLQTLAFKLAPPPKEVGPEPLEPCDEGAGHRYEVVPSVVCSMCCLFGIIYCFFGYRCFKAVLFLTGLMFGSVVVFLLCYKERVLDTQLSAEASAGIGLGIGTLCGLVTMLVRSVGLFMVGLLLGLLAGIGTLVGMEELSSAPPRSVWVPLGVLLGLGMLFAVLTLQWQRCFTTLSTAAFGAAVIAVAADYFLELFALVRYIYERVKAVPARPQCWVTWAVLGAWPALALLGALVQWRVTGEGYSHTKVMISRQQRRVQLMRIRQKEERRESSRKKKRKQHSQHSHQTHSGKSMHPDPPYRRKPQPVRRYDGDVLSPSYIQSFRERQGEGCVYPGARLSGTHTALDMDYDCGSTVPLTTGAGPNLRV, translated from the exons ATGACGTCTACACTGCAGACTCTGGCCTTTAAACTGGCTCCACCCCCAAAAGAAGTTGGGCCAGAACCATTGGAGCCTTGTGATGAGGGGGCGGGGCATCGCTATGAGGTGGTGCCCTCGGTTGTATGTTCCATGTGCTGCCTGTTTGGCATCATCTACTGCTTTTTCG GCTACCGCTGCTTTAAGGCGGTGCTTTTTCTGACCGGCCTGATGTTTGGCTCAGTGGTGGTCTTCCTGCTGTGCTACAAGGAGCGAGTGCTGGACACACAACTGAGCGCAGAGGCGAGCGCAGGAATCGGCCTGGGCATCGGCACGCTGTGCGGCCTGGTGACCATGCTCGTGCGCAGCGTGGGTCTCTTCATGGTGGGTCTGCTGCTGGGCCTTCTGGCAGGTATCGGGACGCTGGTGGGTATGGAGGAGCTGTCGTCTGCACCACCCCGCTCCGTTTGGGTGCCGCTGGGAGTGCTGCTGGGTCTGGGCATGCTGTTTGCTGTGCTCACTCTGCAGTGGCAGCGCTGCTTTACCACGCTGTCCACAGCGGCGTTCGGAGCGGCCGTCATCGCCGTGGCTGCTGATTACTTTTTAGAGCTGTTTGCTTTGGTGCGCTACATTTATGAGCGGGTTAAGGCTGTACCTGCGAGACCACAGTGCTGGGTGACGTGGGCTGTGCTGGGAGCCTGGCCTGCTCTCGCATTGTTGGGCGCTCTTGTTCAGTGGCGGGTGACGGGCGAGGGCTACTCCCACACTAAAG TGATGATAAGCCGTCAGCAGCGGCGGGTACAGCTAATGAGAATCCGGCAGAAGGAGGAAAGGAGAGAGAGCAGCCGGAAGAAGAAAAGGAAGCAGCATTCTCAGCACTCGCATCAAACACACTCAGGCAAATCCATGCACCCAGATCCACCATACCGCAGGAAACCCCAACCCGTCCGTCGATACGATGGAGACGTCCTCTCTCCG AGCTACATCCAAAGTTTCCGTGAGAGGCAAGGGGAGGGGTGTGTGTACCCAGGAGCCAGGCTGTCTGGAACACACACAGCCTTGGACATGGACTACGACTGCGGCTCTACCGTGCCTCTCACCACCGGGGCTGGGCCTAACCTCCGAGTGTGA